The genome window ACTGCAAAATCATAGCATAAGCCTCAAGCACGACTCTAATAGGATTTTGGCGGTGGAATTTTTTCGCACAATTTTCTAATAAGTTATAATAAAACTCATCACTATCTTCTACATCTCGCAAATGATCAGCTAAAAGACGCATAAAATTTTGCCAAATTAATAACTTATCTCTATCAATAAGCCAGCTAAATCCTAAATGCATAGTAGAGCGAAGATGTGGTAAAAATGTCTTACTCTCTACTAGCTCAAAGTCTAGCTTAAAACCTTGCGTTATTATAGGATGGCGAGCGCCATAGAATCTATAGCATTTTATCTGCTTATTTGGTGAGAGAATCGTAACCAAGCAGTCCTCATCTCTAACCTTTTGAACCTTTAAGATATAGCCCTGCATGGGTCAAAAAAACAATCAATCTGCTCTCTCATAATTTCAGCTGAATGAATTTGATTTACCATACATCTAAACTCACTAGCTCCACTAATTCCCTT of Campylobacter vicugnae contains these proteins:
- the recO gene encoding recombination protein RecO translates to MQGYILKVQKVRDEDCLVTILSPNKQIKCYRFYGARHPIITQGFKLDFELVESKTFLPHLRSTMHLGFSWLIDRDKLLIWQNFMRLLADHLRDVEDSDEFYYNLLENCAKKFHRQNPIRVVLEAYAMILQFEGRLHLDMSCFICDGKLGDEIGVGRAFLIAHPACIGKNALNKDSIIRFLSTSSTAHLSDSQIKELYFILLEGF